A single genomic interval of Flavihumibacter rivuli harbors:
- a CDS encoding VPS10 domain-containing protein yields the protein MRKLMFVALMAPALIAVGQKKKATPSAPPAANVDEVLFSQTKYRLIGPWRGGRSAAVAGSYRNRQTFYMGATGGGVWKTTDGGNNWKNISDKYFGGTIGAVAVAPSDENVVYVGEGENTMRGNVAEGLGGMWRSDDAGRTWRNIGLKDGRHIIRIVIHPRNPDILWVAVMGHLFGPNEERGVYKSTDGGKTWKRTLYINNQTGAADLVMEPGNPQVFYAGTWRVIRTPHSLESGGDGSGLWKSTDGGETWSNISAKKGLPKGTWGIVGVAVAPSNPDKVYALIENASGGLYASSDAGESWTLQSNDNNIRQRAWYYTKVFVDPKNENTVYCPNVGFMRSRDGGKTFQSIRTPHGDHHDLWIDPEDPNRMVVADDGGAQVSFDGGNNWSTYMNQPTSQIYRVSTDNSFPYRILGAQQDNSTMRIRHMTYGSAITDKDWEETAGAESGYVVADPLNPDIVYGGNYGGYLSRLDHRTGENRAISVWPDNPMGAGADVQRYRFQWNFPIFFSPHNPKRLYCAGNALFVTENEGASWEQISPDLTTNDKSKQGPSGGPITKDNTSVEYYCTIFTATESALEKDLLWAGSDDGLVHVSKDGGKNWENVTPANAPKLIMWNAIETHPTKKGVAYITGTRYKLDDFTPYIYKTEDYGKSWKLITNGIDKLHFTRVMRADHKRDGLLYAGTEYGMYISYDDGANWRKFQLNLPVVPITDLTIKDNDLIVATQGRAFWIIDDLTTLQQYDAALPNKNLHVFPVRDAWRLLPDPYASWRQASAPVNAGTNPPKGAVINYYIKDVNDSTKASITIMDKDRKEIKTFSVSSKDNKLDVNKGMNRFVWDLQYKAGERIDGMILWNGVPGSITAPPGNYYAKVKVGSDSSEVPFVVKADPNYKISQADHDAQFAFLSQVQGKFNDVQKGIKDIRSVRGQLNDFVSRQGKDCPKEVKQMADSINKQLTTIEEALYQTKAKSGQDVLNYPIRLNDKLSGVFDAASSGQMAPSKQAREVYADLAAKCDVELGKLKKIMNEELPKFNNMIREKALPVISIKE from the coding sequence ATGAGAAAATTAATGTTCGTAGCATTAATGGCTCCTGCCTTGATAGCAGTGGGCCAGAAAAAGAAAGCTACCCCATCTGCACCTCCTGCAGCCAACGTTGATGAGGTGCTCTTCTCCCAAACCAAATACAGGCTAATAGGACCATGGCGCGGCGGGCGTTCTGCTGCAGTGGCCGGTTCTTACCGCAACAGGCAGACCTTCTATATGGGCGCTACCGGCGGTGGGGTTTGGAAGACTACCGATGGCGGTAACAATTGGAAGAATATTTCTGATAAGTATTTCGGCGGTACCATTGGTGCCGTGGCTGTTGCACCCAGTGATGAGAATGTAGTGTATGTAGGCGAGGGTGAGAACACTATGCGCGGCAACGTAGCCGAAGGCCTGGGCGGCATGTGGCGCAGCGATGATGCCGGTCGCACCTGGCGCAATATCGGCTTGAAGGACGGCCGCCATATCATCCGCATTGTGATCCATCCCCGTAACCCCGATATCCTCTGGGTTGCTGTAATGGGACACCTGTTCGGGCCCAACGAAGAGCGTGGGGTATATAAGTCAACTGACGGTGGCAAGACATGGAAGCGCACCCTCTATATCAACAACCAGACCGGAGCGGCCGACCTGGTGATGGAACCCGGTAACCCGCAGGTATTCTATGCCGGTACCTGGCGCGTGATCCGCACCCCGCATAGCCTTGAAAGCGGTGGTGATGGTAGTGGGCTCTGGAAAAGCACCGATGGCGGTGAAACCTGGAGCAATATCTCCGCAAAGAAGGGGCTTCCCAAGGGCACCTGGGGTATTGTTGGTGTAGCCGTTGCACCCAGCAATCCCGATAAAGTATATGCGCTGATCGAGAATGCTAGCGGTGGACTATATGCGAGTAGTGATGCTGGGGAATCCTGGACACTGCAGAGCAATGACAATAATATCCGCCAGCGTGCCTGGTATTATACCAAGGTATTCGTTGATCCCAAGAACGAGAATACCGTTTACTGTCCTAACGTAGGCTTCATGCGCAGCCGTGATGGCGGTAAGACCTTCCAGAGTATCCGTACGCCGCATGGTGATCACCATGACCTCTGGATCGATCCGGAAGATCCCAACCGCATGGTAGTAGCGGATGATGGCGGTGCACAGGTAAGTTTTGATGGTGGCAATAACTGGAGCACATACATGAACCAGCCCACTTCCCAGATCTACAGGGTGAGCACTGATAACAGTTTCCCTTATCGCATCCTTGGCGCACAGCAGGATAACTCCACCATGCGCATCAGGCATATGACCTATGGTTCTGCCATCACTGATAAGGATTGGGAAGAAACAGCAGGTGCTGAAAGTGGTTATGTGGTAGCTGATCCATTGAATCCCGATATCGTTTATGGGGGTAATTATGGTGGCTATTTGTCACGCCTCGATCATCGTACCGGTGAGAACCGTGCCATCAGCGTTTGGCCCGATAACCCCATGGGAGCAGGTGCAGATGTACAGCGCTACAGGTTCCAGTGGAACTTCCCCATCTTCTTCTCACCGCATAATCCAAAGCGTCTCTACTGCGCGGGTAATGCGCTGTTCGTGACCGAGAATGAGGGAGCCAGCTGGGAGCAGATCTCACCAGACCTGACTACCAACGACAAGAGCAAGCAAGGTCCGAGTGGTGGTCCCATTACCAAGGACAACACATCCGTTGAATACTATTGTACCATTTTCACTGCAACTGAAAGTGCATTGGAGAAAGACCTCCTCTGGGCAGGCAGTGATGATGGACTCGTACATGTGAGCAAGGATGGCGGCAAGAACTGGGAAAATGTTACCCCGGCCAATGCACCCAAGTTGATCATGTGGAATGCGATTGAAACGCATCCTACCAAAAAGGGTGTGGCCTATATCACCGGTACCCGTTACAAGTTGGATGATTTCACTCCATATATCTACAAGACAGAAGATTATGGTAAGAGCTGGAAACTCATCACCAATGGCATCGACAAGCTGCATTTCACCCGAGTAATGCGCGCCGACCATAAGCGTGATGGCCTGCTCTATGCGGGCACGGAATATGGTATGTATATCAGTTATGATGATGGCGCAAACTGGAGGAAGTTCCAGCTGAATCTTCCTGTTGTTCCCATCACCGACCTGACCATCAAGGACAATGACCTGATCGTAGCTACACAGGGAAGGGCATTCTGGATCATTGATGACCTGACCACTTTACAGCAATACGATGCCGCATTGCCCAATAAGAACCTGCATGTCTTCCCGGTCAGGGATGCCTGGAGGTTGCTGCCCGATCCCTATGCATCCTGGCGCCAGGCTTCTGCCCCGGTGAATGCAGGCACTAATCCGCCCAAAGGTGCCGTGATCAATTATTATATCAAGGATGTAAATGATAGCACCAAGGCCAGCATTACCATCATGGATAAGGACCGCAAGGAGATCAAGACCTTCAGCGTTAGCAGCAAGGACAATAAGCTGGATGTGAACAAGGGCATGAACCGTTTTGTATGGGATCTCCAGTACAAGGCGGGTGAGCGCATCGATGGCATGATCCTCTGGAATGGTGTTCCGGGCAGCATTACCGCTCCTCCCGGTAACTACTATGCGAAAGTGAAGGTGGGATCGGATTCATCAGAAGTGCCCTTCGTGGTAAAGGCCGATCCGAATTATAAGATCAGCCAGGCCGACCATGATGCCCAGTTCGCCTTCCTGAGCCAGGTGCAGGGTAAGTTTAATGATGTTCAGAAGGGCATCAAGGATATCCGTTCCGTTCGTGGCCAGTTGAATGATTTCGTAAGCCGCCAGGGTAAGGATTGTCCGAAGGAGGTGAAGCAGATGGCCGATAGCATCAATAAGCAACTCACGACCATTGAAGAGGCCTTGTACCAGACCAAGGCCAAGAGTGGCCAGGATGTGCTGAACTATCCCATCCGCCTGAACGATAAGTTATCCGGTGTATTTGATGCCGCCAGCAGCGGCCAGATGGCACCAAGCAAGCAGGCGAGGGAAGTATATGCTGACCTGGCTGCCAAGTGTGATGTGGAATTGGGTAAGCTGAAGAAGATCATGAATGAAGAACTGCCTAAGTTCAACAATATGATCAGGGAGAAGGCGCTGCCTGTGATCAGCATCAAGGAATAA